The Rhodopseudomonas palustris genome window below encodes:
- a CDS encoding sensor histidine kinase yields the protein MAVSKIISESLDALLHPSARFDALASARHRAFIAPRLLGSLAAFAAFPIYLAMRGAPTGLEALAFAWLIAPILLSWFLSRTGRYQSAHVLSSLSLTSLILVIATLTGGISSFAAIWLILVPLEAALSASRRVVAFATMLALGAAAVLIAIGQFGWLPAAPAGDVSHGALMAVSVASATLYAAGLAFGSESLTRTSDTLLSVEEERYRLLARHMSDVISRHGRNGDVQFISPAVEALIGVPASALSGHRLFDRVHVADRPAYLKALSDAGRGGEARSVEFRVRREVARDDRGRPSAPEFIWLEMRCRPFEAGVVNAAGEADVVAVMRDVTDRKQQEQALEEARAEASRADATKSRFLATMSHELRTPLNAVIGFSDMILHEDELMLAPERRKEYAQLINDSGQHLLSVVNGILDMSKIESGHFEIAPEPFAPRPALLNCCNLLALKARENGIDLVTRAPENLPEIVGDPRAFKQILLNLVSNAIKFTERGGTVSVDAAVEGARLVLRVSDTGVGIAAEDLKRIGDPFFQAGKTYQRRHEGTGLGLSIVKSLVGLHGGDIEVKSEVDLGTTVTVSLPLAQPAPSNVTPLAPPQPPEPKLPDYQVKKSA from the coding sequence GTGGCAGTATCCAAGATCATCAGCGAAAGTCTCGACGCCCTGCTGCATCCGTCGGCGCGATTCGACGCGCTGGCGAGCGCGCGGCATCGCGCCTTCATCGCGCCGCGCCTGCTCGGCAGCCTCGCCGCATTCGCGGCGTTTCCGATTTACCTCGCGATGCGCGGCGCGCCGACGGGGCTGGAGGCGCTGGCCTTCGCCTGGCTGATCGCGCCGATTCTGCTGTCGTGGTTCCTGTCGCGCACCGGCCGCTACCAAAGCGCGCATGTGCTGTCGTCGCTGTCGCTGACGAGCCTGATCCTGGTGATCGCCACGCTCACCGGCGGCATCTCGTCCTTCGCCGCGATCTGGCTGATCCTGGTGCCGCTCGAGGCCGCATTGTCGGCGTCGCGCCGCGTCGTCGCCTTCGCCACGATGCTGGCGCTCGGCGCCGCCGCCGTGCTGATCGCGATCGGCCAGTTCGGCTGGCTGCCCGCGGCGCCCGCCGGAGACGTGTCGCATGGCGCGCTGATGGCGGTCAGCGTCGCATCGGCGACGCTGTATGCGGCCGGCCTCGCATTCGGATCCGAATCCCTGACGCGCACCAGCGACACGCTGCTGAGCGTCGAGGAAGAGCGCTACCGGCTGCTCGCCCGCCACATGAGCGACGTGATCTCGCGCCACGGCCGCAACGGCGATGTGCAGTTCATTTCGCCGGCGGTGGAAGCGCTGATCGGCGTGCCGGCGTCGGCTCTGTCCGGGCACCGGCTGTTCGACCGCGTCCATGTCGCCGATCGTCCGGCCTATCTGAAGGCGCTGTCGGACGCGGGCCGCGGCGGCGAAGCGCGCAGCGTCGAGTTCCGCGTCCGCCGCGAGGTGGCGCGCGACGATCGCGGCCGGCCGAGCGCGCCGGAATTCATCTGGCTGGAGATGCGGTGCCGCCCGTTCGAGGCGGGGGTCGTAAACGCGGCGGGCGAGGCCGACGTGGTCGCGGTGATGCGCGACGTCACCGACCGCAAGCAGCAGGAACAGGCGCTGGAGGAGGCGCGCGCCGAGGCGAGCCGCGCCGACGCCACCAAGAGCCGCTTCCTCGCCACCATGAGCCACGAGCTGCGCACGCCGCTCAATGCGGTGATCGGCTTCTCCGACATGATCCTGCACGAGGACGAGCTGATGCTCGCGCCCGAGCGGCGCAAGGAATACGCGCAGCTCATCAACGATTCCGGGCAGCATCTGCTGTCGGTCGTCAACGGCATCCTCGACATGTCGAAGATCGAGTCCGGCCATTTCGAGATCGCGCCGGAGCCGTTCGCGCCGCGGCCGGCGCTGCTGAATTGCTGCAACCTGCTGGCGCTGAAGGCGCGCGAGAACGGCATCGACCTGGTGACGCGCGCGCCGGAAAATCTGCCGGAGATCGTCGGCGATCCGCGCGCGTTCAAGCAGATCCTGCTCAACCTGGTGTCGAACGCGATCAAGTTCACCGAGCGCGGCGGCACCGTGTCGGTCGACGCCGCGGTGGAAGGCGCGCGGCTGGTGCTGCGCGTCAGCGACACCGGCGTCGGAATCGCCGCGGAGGATCTCAAGCGGATCGGTGATCCGTTCTTTCAGGCCGGCAAGACCTATCAGCGCCGTCACGAAGGCACCGGCCTCGGCCTGTCGATCGTCAAGAGCCTGGTCGGATTGCACGGCGGCGACATCGAGGTGAAGAGCGAGGTTGATCTCGGCACGACCGTCACGGTATCGCTGCCGCTGGCGCAGCCGGCGCCGAGCAACGTCACGCCGCTGGCGCCGCCGCAGCCGCCCGAGCCGAAACTGCCAGACTATCAGGTGAAGAAGAGTGCCTAA
- a CDS encoding DUF5330 domain-containing protein, with protein sequence MFFLLRLTFWLGLVLVLLPREKTPESENLPQVGASEAVSAASAAVSDFSQFCKRQPAACEVGEHAASVIGHRAQEGARKIYRIIIDKRSSDETGSIGEDGLAESAVGIAPRDTLTAGDLQVEWRPPGEDATTN encoded by the coding sequence ATGTTTTTTCTGCTTCGATTGACGTTCTGGCTCGGGCTTGTTCTGGTGCTACTCCCGCGGGAGAAGACGCCGGAGTCCGAAAATCTGCCGCAGGTCGGCGCGTCGGAAGCGGTGTCGGCGGCGAGCGCGGCGGTGTCGGATTTCAGCCAGTTCTGTAAGCGCCAGCCGGCCGCCTGCGAGGTCGGCGAACACGCCGCCAGCGTCATCGGCCATCGCGCGCAGGAAGGCGCGCGCAAGATCTACCGGATCATCATCGACAAGCGCTCGAGCGACGAGACCGGATCGATCGGCGAAGACGGCCTCGCCGAATCCGCCGTCGGCATCGCGCCGCGCGACACGCTGACCGCCGGAGACCTGCAGGTCGAATGGCGCCCGCCCGGCGAGGACGCCACCACGAATTGA
- a CDS encoding type II toxin-antitoxin system PemK/MazF family toxin, which produces MMNSADRADFIMAIREHPIPGTILVCNFDGTFREPEMVKPRCVVVLSPKIAARPGLCTVVCLSTTTPHPVMPYHCQIDIRPRLPGTWRSDGVWVKGDMIYAMGFHRLDLIRTGKTREGKRTYRFDVLAPDQMKMIKSCVLKGLGMSPLTKHL; this is translated from the coding sequence ATGATGAACTCCGCTGATCGGGCGGATTTCATTATGGCGATTCGAGAACACCCCATTCCTGGGACAATTTTGGTCTGCAATTTCGACGGCACGTTCAGAGAACCAGAAATGGTGAAGCCGCGATGCGTCGTTGTACTGAGTCCAAAGATTGCGGCTCGTCCAGGACTTTGTACGGTGGTGTGTCTCAGCACGACGACGCCCCATCCGGTTATGCCTTATCACTGTCAGATCGATATTCGACCGCGTCTGCCCGGAACTTGGCGGAGCGATGGAGTATGGGTGAAGGGCGACATGATCTACGCGATGGGGTTCCATCGTCTGGATTTGATTCGAACGGGGAAAACGCGAGAAGGCAAAAGAACTTATCGTTTCGATGTTCTGGCTCCGGACCAGATGAAGATGATAAAATCATGCGTTCTCAAAGGCTTAGGGATGTCGCCCTTGACAAAACACCTCTGA
- a CDS encoding SufE family protein, whose translation MTIDEIRDNFALLDDWDDRYRYVIELGRMLDPMPEDEHSTANKVNGCASQVWLSRKLTHNADNEPVLNYLGDSDAHIVRGLIAILLSMVSGRTPKQILAAEPIAVFDELGFREHLTPQRSNGLRSMIERIKADAHATLAASS comes from the coding sequence ATGACGATCGACGAGATCAGAGACAATTTCGCGCTGCTGGACGATTGGGACGATCGTTATCGCTACGTGATCGAACTCGGCCGCATGCTCGATCCGATGCCCGAGGACGAGCACTCCACCGCCAACAAGGTCAATGGCTGCGCCAGCCAGGTCTGGCTGTCGCGCAAGCTGACGCACAACGCCGACAACGAGCCGGTGCTCAACTATCTCGGCGACAGCGATGCCCATATCGTGCGCGGGCTGATCGCGATCCTGCTGTCGATGGTGTCGGGCCGCACGCCGAAGCAGATTCTCGCGGCCGAGCCGATCGCGGTGTTCGACGAGCTCGGCTTCCGCGAGCACCTGACGCCGCAGCGCTCCAACGGCCTGCGCTCGATGATCGAACGCATCAAGGCCGACGCGCACGCGACCCTGGCCGCGTCGAGCTGA